In one Streptomyces sp. NBC_01288 genomic region, the following are encoded:
- a CDS encoding ATP-binding protein yields the protein MPADHQERRDNMTAANIVTPIPLFTASLRLTAIPAAVAYSRTFVRHTLTRWQLEEHADTTTLIMSELVTNAVKVSGITDLKPKPWQIKPEHVIGIQLRAIGASLYTEVWDRMETAPTQKNPTLEETSGRGLLLVDELAEQWNVYRSPFGGKVVWAELPIGAPVETSSFNQLHPPIVLPTGIQASRGPVEDQARTALFDHLLETTLSAMAASRGNDAT from the coding sequence ATGCCCGCCGATCACCAAGAACGGCGGGACAACATGACCGCCGCCAACATCGTGACTCCGATCCCTCTGTTCACTGCATCGCTTCGGTTGACCGCGATCCCTGCGGCTGTGGCGTACTCACGGACGTTCGTCCGCCACACGCTGACGCGGTGGCAGCTCGAAGAGCACGCCGATACGACGACGCTCATCATGAGCGAACTCGTCACCAACGCCGTGAAGGTCAGCGGCATCACCGACCTCAAACCAAAGCCGTGGCAGATCAAGCCTGAGCACGTCATCGGGATACAGCTCCGCGCCATCGGTGCGAGTCTGTACACCGAAGTGTGGGATCGAATGGAAACGGCCCCCACCCAGAAGAACCCGACGCTTGAGGAGACAAGTGGGCGCGGTCTGCTCCTCGTTGATGAACTGGCGGAGCAGTGGAACGTCTACCGTTCGCCGTTTGGCGGGAAAGTCGTCTGGGCTGAGCTGCCCATCGGCGCGCCCGTAGAGACGTCGTCCTTCAACCAGCTACACCCTCCGATCGTCCTACCAACCGGCATCCAGGCATCACGAGGGCCGGTTGAAGATCAGGCGCGTACCGCGCTGTTCGACCACCTGCTAGAGACGACGCTTTCGGCGATGGCTGCGTCACGGGGGAACGATGCGACCTAG
- a CDS encoding ATP-binding protein, which translates to MHSTYCGGVSARTVLAPLAARPRTRPRGPSMAEPRSLQVRYRRYRPSVPVARAKARDLAKEWSLAPHLADFLEWVVTELVTNAVIHGRATRGSRVSVAYHLDDDLLRVEVRDAASGSVRVSPSDYPDGEVAPGGRGLQIVAALANDWGVEPRVIGKSVWAEIAVSSKEGTA; encoded by the coding sequence ATGCACAGTACCTACTGTGGCGGTGTGTCTGCTCGCACGGTGCTGGCCCCACTCGCCGCCCGCCCGCGAACCCGTCCGAGGGGACCGAGTATGGCTGAACCCAGGTCGTTGCAGGTGCGGTATAGGAGATACCGCCCATCTGTGCCGGTGGCTCGTGCTAAAGCCAGAGATCTTGCCAAGGAGTGGTCGTTAGCTCCACACCTCGCCGACTTCCTAGAGTGGGTAGTCACCGAATTGGTGACGAACGCAGTGATCCATGGCCGGGCAACCCGAGGAAGTCGTGTTTCGGTGGCCTACCACCTTGACGACGACCTTCTTCGAGTAGAGGTCCGCGACGCAGCTTCGGGTTCGGTGCGCGTGAGTCCTTCCGACTACCCGGACGGAGAGGTTGCTCCAGGGGGTCGTGGACTTCAGATCGTGGCGGCGCTCGCTAACGACTGGGGCGTGGAGCCTCGGGTCATCGGGAAGAGCGTGTGGGCCGAGATCGCCGTGTCCTCGAAGGAGGGGACGGCATGA
- a CDS encoding helix-turn-helix domain-containing protein codes for MPINNNPTFRQRRLARTLRELRSAAGLTHADAAKVLGSAESKVGRIENAQSGIRLPDLRALMDAYNVTDPTERAAIEKLSREAKQKGWWSRYVNVVDPAYAAYAAVEWDASELYNVETNLIPGLLQTPEYTDALIRLQAPDAGKERVEAQINVRRERKNILTRDNPLQLWVILAENVLYHQVGGRDVMKAQLESLVADSKKQNIELQILPREDPMNACLFGPFVIMSFPTSAETDVVYTESPTSTLYYEDAADVETYTGRFRRLNMAAANVSKSRALIQNALHEMEQGR; via the coding sequence GTGCCCATCAACAACAACCCGACGTTTCGTCAACGACGGTTGGCGCGGACGCTGCGTGAGCTGCGGAGCGCTGCCGGACTGACGCACGCCGACGCTGCCAAAGTGCTTGGGTCGGCGGAATCGAAGGTTGGCCGGATCGAGAACGCGCAGTCGGGCATCCGTCTGCCCGACCTTCGCGCCTTGATGGATGCGTACAACGTCACCGACCCCACCGAGCGTGCCGCGATCGAGAAGCTATCTCGCGAGGCCAAGCAAAAGGGCTGGTGGAGTCGGTACGTCAACGTGGTTGATCCGGCGTACGCGGCTTACGCCGCCGTCGAGTGGGACGCCTCGGAGCTGTACAACGTCGAGACCAACCTGATCCCCGGTCTATTGCAGACGCCTGAGTACACCGACGCACTCATCCGCTTGCAGGCACCGGACGCTGGCAAAGAGCGTGTCGAAGCACAGATCAACGTGCGCCGGGAGCGGAAGAACATCCTGACCAGGGATAACCCGCTCCAGCTCTGGGTGATCCTCGCGGAGAACGTGCTGTACCACCAGGTCGGCGGCCGTGACGTGATGAAGGCACAGCTTGAGTCCCTGGTCGCGGACAGCAAGAAGCAGAACATCGAGCTTCAGATCCTGCCGCGCGAGGACCCCATGAACGCCTGCCTCTTCGGGCCGTTCGTGATCATGAGCTTCCCAACCTCGGCGGAAACGGACGTTGTTTACACCGAGTCACCCACCAGCACCCTCTACTACGAAGACGCAGCGGACGTGGAGACGTACACGGGACGGTTCCGTCGTCTCAACATGGCCGCAGCCAATGTCAGCAAGTCCCGGGCGCTCATCCAAAACGCCCTTCACGAAATGGAACAGGGCCGATGA
- a CDS encoding DUF397 domain-containing protein, which yields MKPHTQPGSSPLEWVRSSYSGDNGNCVEVAVIPGGSRALRDSKDSSGPVLTFSTEEFTAFVAGAVDGEFSQV from the coding sequence ATGAAGCCACACACTCAACCCGGCTCAAGCCCACTGGAGTGGGTGAGGTCGTCGTACTCAGGAGACAACGGCAACTGCGTTGAAGTGGCCGTTATACCTGGCGGTAGCCGGGCACTGCGCGACAGCAAGGACTCGTCGGGGCCGGTGCTGACGTTCTCGACCGAGGAGTTCACCGCGTTCGTTGCTGGTGCCGTGGACGGCGAGTTCAGCCAGGTGTGA